From the Shewanella amazonensis SB2B genome, one window contains:
- a CDS encoding UDP-2,3-diacylglucosamine diphosphatase, whose product MRTLFIGDLHLSADRPDITSAFRRFLSQSFDDVDALYILGDLFEVWVGDDIAEPFALDIAADIAALSHKLPIYFIHGNRDFLIGKQFAAISKMQLLDEVHQINLYGIPTLLLHGDSLCTLDKGYQRFRWFRNQPWVKWIYSKLSQSKRLSIAANLRAKSKAGNQLKSQYIMDAEPHAVADLLQKHSCRQMIHGHTHRPAIHHESAGTRIVVGDWYSQSSVLEMTAEGPNLQAKPLGGS is encoded by the coding sequence ATGCGCACCCTCTTTATCGGCGATCTGCATTTGAGTGCAGATCGCCCCGATATTACCTCGGCCTTTCGTCGCTTTCTCTCACAGTCCTTCGATGATGTGGATGCCCTGTATATTCTGGGTGATCTGTTTGAAGTGTGGGTGGGTGATGATATTGCGGAGCCCTTCGCACTGGATATCGCGGCCGATATTGCTGCGCTCAGCCACAAGCTGCCAATTTATTTCATTCACGGAAACCGTGATTTCTTAATTGGGAAGCAGTTTGCAGCTATCAGTAAGATGCAGCTACTTGATGAAGTGCATCAAATCAACCTCTACGGCATTCCCACGCTGCTGCTTCACGGCGACAGCCTCTGCACCCTCGACAAGGGTTACCAGCGCTTTCGCTGGTTCAGAAACCAGCCCTGGGTGAAGTGGATTTACAGCAAGTTATCCCAAAGTAAGCGATTGAGCATCGCCGCTAATCTCAGGGCCAAAAGCAAGGCTGGCAATCAGCTGAAGAGTCAGTACATCATGGATGCCGAACCCCATGCGGTTGCAGACCTGTTGCAAAAGCACAGCTGCAGGCAAATGATCCACGGCCATACTCACAGACCGGCCATACACCATGAAAGTGCCGGTACCCGTATTGTCGTGGGAGACTGGTACAGCCAAAGCAGCGTATTGGAAATGACTGCCGAAGGACCCAACCTTCAGGCTAAGCCCCTTGGCGGCAGCTGA
- a CDS encoding peptidylprolyl isomerase yields the protein MITLHTNFGDIKIALNHEKAPVTAENFQRYASEGFFDGTIFHRVIDGFMIQGGGFTEDMVQKRTHEPVKNEANNGLSNKVGTIAMARTSDPHSATAQFFINVNDNTFLDFKSESMQGWGYCVFGEVVEGMDVVNAIKGVNTGNRGMHQDVPLEAVVIQKVSIEG from the coding sequence ATGATCACATTGCACACCAACTTTGGCGATATCAAAATCGCCCTGAACCACGAAAAAGCACCGGTCACTGCCGAAAACTTCCAACGCTATGCCAGCGAAGGATTCTTCGATGGCACTATTTTCCACCGTGTTATCGATGGCTTTATGATCCAGGGCGGCGGTTTTACCGAAGATATGGTGCAAAAGCGCACCCATGAGCCAGTGAAAAATGAAGCCAACAACGGTCTGTCCAACAAGGTTGGCACTATCGCCATGGCCCGTACTTCCGATCCGCATTCGGCGACGGCCCAGTTCTTCATCAACGTAAATGACAACACCTTCCTGGACTTCAAATCGGAATCCATGCAGGGCTGGGGTTACTGCGTGTTCGGTGAAGTAGTTGAAGGTATGGACGTAGTAAACGCCATCAAGGGCGTAAACACCGGCAACCGCGGCATGCATCAGGACGTTCCGCTGGAAGCCGTTGTTATTCAAAAGGTCAGCATCGAAGGCTAA